A stretch of Streptococcus chenjunshii DNA encodes these proteins:
- the eno gene encoding surface-displayed alpha-enolase has product MSIITDVYAREVLDSRGNPTVEVEVYTESGAFGRGMVPSGASTGEHEAVELRDGDKSRYLGKGTQKAVDNVNNVIAEAIIGFDVRDQQAIDRAMIALDGTPTKGKLGANAILGVSIAVARAAADYLEVPLYSYLGGFNTKVLPTPMMNIINGGSHSDAPIAFQEFMIVPAGAPTFKEALRWGAEIFHNLKSILAERGLETAVGDEGGFAPKFDGTEDAVETIIKAIETAGYKPGEEVFIGFDVASSEFYADGIYDYTKFEGEGGAKRTSAEQIDYLEELVNKYPIITIEDGMDENDWDGWKALTERLGDRVQLVGDDFFVTNTDYLARGIKEGAANSILIKVNQIGTLTETFEAIEMAKEAGYTAVVSHRSGETEDSTIADISVATNAGQIKTGSLSRTDRIAKYNQLLRIEDQLGDVAEYRGLKSFYNLKK; this is encoded by the coding sequence ATGTCAATTATTACTGATGTATACGCTCGCGAAGTCCTGGACTCACGCGGTAACCCAACAGTTGAAGTGGAAGTTTATACTGAGTCTGGTGCTTTTGGACGCGGTATGGTTCCTTCAGGCGCTTCTACTGGTGAACATGAAGCAGTTGAACTTCGTGATGGTGACAAGTCCCGTTATCTTGGAAAAGGTACTCAAAAAGCAGTTGACAACGTCAATAACGTTATCGCTGAAGCAATCATCGGTTTTGATGTCCGCGATCAGCAGGCAATTGACCGTGCGATGATCGCTCTTGACGGTACTCCGACAAAAGGAAAACTCGGCGCTAACGCGATCCTCGGTGTATCTATTGCCGTTGCGCGTGCTGCTGCAGACTATCTTGAAGTACCGCTTTACAGCTATCTTGGCGGCTTCAACACTAAAGTTCTTCCAACACCAATGATGAATATCATCAACGGCGGTTCTCACTCTGATGCGCCAATTGCATTCCAAGAATTTATGATTGTTCCTGCCGGTGCGCCTACATTTAAAGAAGCTCTCCGCTGGGGTGCAGAAATTTTCCATAATCTGAAATCTATCTTAGCAGAGCGTGGTCTTGAAACAGCTGTCGGTGACGAAGGCGGTTTTGCTCCTAAGTTTGACGGTACGGAAGATGCTGTAGAAACGATTATCAAAGCGATTGAAACAGCTGGTTACAAACCAGGTGAAGAAGTCTTCATCGGCTTTGACGTCGCTTCATCAGAATTCTATGCAGATGGTATCTACGATTATACTAAATTTGAAGGTGAAGGCGGAGCTAAACGTACTTCAGCAGAGCAAATCGACTATCTGGAAGAATTGGTTAACAAATATCCAATCATCACTATTGAAGATGGTATGGACGAAAATGACTGGGACGGCTGGAAAGCTCTTACTGAACGTCTTGGCGACCGTGTACAGTTAGTTGGTGACGACTTCTTCGTTACAAACACAGACTATCTTGCACGCGGTATCAAAGAAGGTGCTGCTAACTCTATCCTTATTAAGGTTAACCAAATCGGTACTTTGACTGAAACGTTTGAAGCTATCGAAATGGCTAAAGAAGCTGGTTACACTGCAGTTGTTTCCCACCGTTCAGGCGAAACTGAAGATTCAACCATTGCTGATATCTCTGTAGCGACTAATGCCGGCCAAATTAAGACTGGTTCGCTGTCACGTACTGACCGTATTGCTAAATACAACCAGTTGCTTCGTATTGAAGATCAGCTTGGCGATGTTGCTGAATACCGCGGTCTTAAATCGTTCTACAACTTGAAAAAATAA
- a CDS encoding DUF4352 domain-containing protein, with the protein MRENGDYVKKWKIISLVFIILTTVFFLLTFVFSSLYISELTARRQAEKRIEQLQERPSSSSTYSSYSDSYDDYDYDDTYYTYNFGDAVDFKEGLSIAVTSAEEDSSVKMNNVLEGEKKIVVSLTVANETKQDVTFYPEDFVVYSESSYAFFNSATYDNDIPDKIASGKTEEIKLYFTCYEGEPFAVNYGDVIWSGSQKKNSNSI; encoded by the coding sequence ATGAGAGAAAACGGGGATTATGTAAAGAAGTGGAAAATTATCAGTTTGGTTTTTATTATTCTGACAACTGTCTTTTTTTTGCTGACATTTGTTTTTTCCAGCCTGTACATAAGTGAGTTAACTGCGCGGAGGCAGGCGGAAAAACGGATTGAACAATTACAGGAAAGACCGTCTTCATCCAGCACATACAGCAGCTATAGTGATAGTTACGATGATTATGACTACGATGATACCTATTACACCTATAATTTTGGGGATGCCGTTGATTTTAAGGAAGGTTTGAGTATTGCGGTCACCAGTGCTGAAGAGGACAGTTCAGTTAAAATGAACAATGTTTTGGAAGGTGAAAAAAAGATTGTGGTTTCCTTAACAGTTGCTAATGAGACTAAGCAGGATGTCACTTTCTATCCGGAAGATTTTGTTGTTTACAGTGAAAGCAGTTATGCTTTCTTCAATTCAGCAACTTATGACAATGATATTCCTGATAAAATTGCATCTGGAAAAACAGAAGAAATTAAGCTCTATTTTACTTGTTATGAGGGGGAACCGTTTGCTGTTAATTATGGCGATGTCATATGGAGCGGTTCGCAAAAAAAGAATTCTAATTCTATCTAA
- a CDS encoding DUF1694 domain-containing protein, translating into MDDLEQKILQSAQGERRLKATEQQQFLGTFAERVILSVFLKDAEKSQVLSQFDSILSDMKDKYDTPALKISDKLTVTIQMAYMKKAQAAGLAATIIRENGAQSPFGLILHTEQAENIAHTDIKELYPQYFKKENPTDKPSKQSFWQKLLHKKD; encoded by the coding sequence ATGGACGATTTGGAACAAAAAATTCTGCAAAGCGCACAGGGAGAAAGGCGCTTGAAAGCAACTGAACAGCAACAATTTTTGGGAACTTTCGCCGAGAGGGTTATTCTCAGTGTCTTTCTCAAAGATGCCGAAAAATCACAGGTTCTTTCACAATTTGACAGCATTTTATCAGATATGAAAGATAAGTATGATACCCCTGCCTTAAAAATCTCTGACAAACTGACAGTCACTATCCAAATGGCTTATATGAAAAAAGCTCAGGCCGCCGGACTGGCTGCTACTATCATTAGGGAGAACGGTGCGCAATCTCCCTTCGGTCTTATCCTGCATACTGAGCAAGCAGAAAATATAGCCCACACTGATATCAAAGAGCTCTATCCCCAATATTTTAAAAAAGAAAATCCGACAGATAAACCGAGCAAACAATCCTTTTGGCAAAAGCTGCTCCATAAAAAGGACTGA